A region of the Methanomassiliicoccales archaeon genome:
CGGTCATCCTCCCCCTGGACTTCGGTACCGTAGAGGAGCCAAAGGTTGGCGTGGAGGCGTATAACGATTGGGTCTTCAAATGCGCGGAGGATTATCCCGACAAGCTCATCCCCTTCATGGGCATCGATCCGACCCGCGGGGAGCAAGCCCTCAAACTGATGCGCAAGTACCATTCCAAGTACGAGCCCAGGGGCATCAAGATATATCCACCGAACGGGTTCTATCCCTACGAAGAGAGGCTGGATCCTTTCTGGAAAGAGGTCAAGGACATGGGCCTCACGGTGGTCACCCATGCCGGTGCCAGCTGGGGTCCTTTGGACGAGGAGAAGAGCCGGCCGATACATTTCCGGAAGGTCCTGGAACGATATCCTGAGATAAATGTCATCATCGCCCATCTGGGAGGTAAGTACCGCGCAGACACTTACGAACTGGCGGCGGAGTTCGATAACCTGTATACGGACTGTTCCGCGCTACAGGGATGGCTTCCCAGCGAGCCTGGTGTGGTCATCGATCGAATGAAGGAGGCGTTCTCTCACATGGGTGATCGAGTGATCTTCGGAAGCGATTGGCCATTGTTCGACCTTTCCTATCCTTACGAGTCCTGGTGCTGTTTCGCGAAGGAACAACCTTTCTGCTCCGAGGACCGAAGGGAGAA
Encoded here:
- a CDS encoding amidohydrolase family protein: MIIDGHVHLWLRPMYPDVIINAYLEPWLELAEFMDMTRDKEENFPTSEVRPETLVEYMGRGKVDRSVILPLDFGTVEEPKVGVEAYNDWVFKCAEDYPDKLIPFMGIDPTRGEQALKLMRKYHSKYEPRGIKIYPPNGFYPYEERLDPFWKEVKDMGLTVVTHAGASWGPLDEEKSRPIHFRKVLERYPEINVIIAHLGGKYRADTYELAAEFDNLYTDCSALQGWLPSEPGVVIDRMKEAFSHMGDRVIFGSDWPLFDLSYPYESWCCFAKEQPFCSEDRREKLLGGTMQKLLGL